The DNA segment AAAGAACGATTGAACAACCAACGGAACATAAGTAGGGGAAACAATGTCGGACACCGACATATCAGCAGCGGCATGTATAAGTTTGGCTCCAGGGCTGTTGTTGCAATCGACACAGACAAAATGAGACTTTGGGTTTTGTTCTATTTTTGTTGCAAAGCGACCTGCTAAGGGATACAAGTGAACGGGGGCGATGGAAAGGGATCGCTTAAGCCTCACCAAGACATTGTTGATCAAGTTTTGTTCACAATAATCCCCTGGTGCTGGTTTGGTAAAAAGAAGACCCTTTTGGATGTAGTGTACGGAAAGCATGACAAGATCCCATGTTGAGAGATAAAAGGGCTGTTTTGATTCTTCAGAAACATGTTGTGGTGTAACAGAACATTCTGAGATGATTCGAACTGTTGATGAAtccatttctttcttttggtTGCTCAAAAATGCAAAACTGAAAGTTTAGCTGGTATACAAAAGTGTTAAAGATGAGCAATACTGGTTAATCAGCACTAAATATTTCACGATGAGCAATTATTACATTATcataaattgaagaaaaaagaaaagagaagttgCAAATATTGAAGACAAACCTGAACAAATAGAGATTGAGACAAACCTTAAGCTCTCAAGTCCCAAGCTTTTTtcgaagattaaaaaaaaaaaaaagatgaatgaCAGTAGGCAGATCGAAAGTGaggtgtgttttttttttcccaTATTTCTGGCTTGTATGCATAGGATGATAAATATCCACTGCAGGGAGAAATATAAGCTAGAACATGATCCGTGTCAGTTAAAGTGGAATCTCAAGGTAAGCAATGGAAAACGAGATGTTTGTAAATCTTGATTGTTTACAATTTTGGACATTTGGTGTTTAAAAAATGAGGAATCAACTGAAGCCAAGTGCTTGGAAACTGCAAAATCAAGTTGCAGTAAAGTTGAAACTTAATGCTAATATGGTATTTATGTTCAGTATGGTAGTTTTGGTTGGATACTTGATGATAGTATTGCTCAATTTGAGGGCTAAAAGTATTCTGATCCTTGGCAGCTATGTTACTTGAATTTGGGTAGAGCGTCGAAAACAGGTATGTTCAATGTTTTAAAGTTCTATCCCATACTTATATGTCGGGTATCGGACAAGGacattttcaagaaaataaagagaCAGAGCAACATAACATGGCAAATACTAGCTGAGTTGTAATTGTAATCTGCAACTTTTGGGTATAAGGATTTCATTTTCTGCAGGTATTTGATTTCTGGGATTTGTATTGagcattggcctgcaatgcaacatgtgATCAGCAGCAGCTCGTCAAGCAGACCAGCATCAGTCTGAACCGAGTGCAGCAGCTAGTTTcattcattttgtttattttggttCAATTGTAACTTGTTCAAGTTGGCATGTAACTAGTAACTAGTTATCAAAGTTGGTAGGATTAGTTTTGatttgaatttgatgtaatagCTGATATGTAGCTTACTTTTGTATGTAATTCAAAGGTTGTATTTGTTATGCATTAGTGGGAGCAGTTACATCATTAGGTAACTATCCAATTGTTATGTAACTCacatatattttcaaattatcaATGAAATTAGTGTTGTTGTTCGGTTTTCATCTCATTCAAACTCTTCCATTCTGATTTTTGCTTCAGTTCCTTttgttttgcttttgttttttggCCTTGTTTTGCTGCCCttgttccaacaaatggtaaTCAGAGCCTGTCATCTTTGAGGGCCTCTAAACAAAAGCTCGAGAAGGAAGAAATTGAAGTTGTTGAGTTTGTTTTAGCAAAATGAGTTTTATTCCACCTCCACCACCTGTGTTCTCTGGAGAAAATTATCACATTTGGGTGGTAAAAATGAAGACATATCTCCAGGCACAAGATTTGTCGAATGTAGTAGAGAATGAtgctgaaccacctccattgaggGTAAATCCCACGATTGCTCAAATAAGGCAACATAGTAAAGAGAGTACTAAGAAGCATAAAGTATTGGCTTACTTGCAGAGTGGGGTGTTTGATGTGATCTTTACCAAGATAATGGCCTGCAATTCACCTAAGCAAGTATGGGAGAAGTTAAAGGAGGAGTTCATGGGTTCAGACAAAACAGGGCAGTAATAGTTGATTAATCTCAGgagagattttgaaaatttgaagataaaAGAGTCTGAGACTATAAAGCAGTACTCAGACATGATCATGGCCACTGTCAATAGTATAAGGCTCCTTGAAGAAGACTTCAGTgagagcagagttgttgaaaaAGTCATCACCACTCTCCTTGAGAAGTTTGAGTCTAAAATTTCATCACTTGAGGACTCGAGAGACTTGTCAGCCATCTCACTATCTGAGCTGATAAACTCCTTATATGCACTTGAGCAAATGAAAGCCAATAGGCAGGAAGACCATCCTGAAGGAGCTTTCCAAGCAAAGACCAAAGAAGGCTCAAGTTCAAGTCAGAAAGAGAAGAAACCTTGGCTCGATAAAAGGGAGAAACCAAGGAGAGATATAGGCAAGAAAAGGTTCCCACCATGCATTCACTGCAAGAAGACCACACATTTGGAGAAATATTGTTGGTATAGACCAAACATCCAGTGCAAAAGCTGCAAACAGTTTGGCCATGTTGAGAAGGTGTGCAAGAACAAAGGGAAGGCACAAGGTCAGCAGCAAATGCAAGCTCAAGCTGCTGAAGACtttcaagctcaggaggagcatgttTTCACAGCCTCCTCTTTTGCATCCTCAAGCAAAGTCAGATGTGATTGGCTAGTGGATAGTGGCTGTACACACCATATGGCAGCTGATGAAAAGCTGATCAATGACCTCGACAGAAGCTTTTCCTCTAAAATTAAAATTGGCAATGGGAGCATAATTGAAGCCAAAGGCAGAGGCAATGTGGTGATCAACACTTATTCAGGTAACAAAGTGATTTCTGATGTACTTTTTGTACCTAATATAGATCAGAATCTACTTAGTGTTGGACAGCTAGTAGAAAAAGGGTATTCATTGGCTTTTAAGAATGGTTCTTATATTATTGAAGACCCTTATGGTCAAAAACTTGTCACAGTAGCAATGGCAGACAAGTGATTTATGCTTAATGTAAATCAACTTGAGAAAAAGGCTTACACCAGCCTTGTTGATAATGCTGACCTATGGCACAAAAGGCTTGGCCATGTCAACTTTAGATCACTTGATCTGCTGCACAAGCTAAATTTAGTTGATGACATATCCAAAATTGAAGCCAAAGACAATGTTTGTAAGGTTTGCCAGCTTGTAAAGCAATCTATGTTACCTTTTCCAATCAACATGGCATGGAGGGCTCGAGACAGACTTGAGCTAGTCCATTCTGACGTTTGTGGGCCTATGAAGACTCCTTCCTTGAATGACAACAGGTATTTTGTGCTGTTTATAGATGACTTGACCAGGTTTTGTTGGGTTTATTTCTTGAAGTAGAAGTCTGAAGTGTTTGAAGCCTTTAGCAAATTCAAGGCACTAGCTGAGAACTAGTCAAGTTGCAAGATCAAAGCTTTGAGAActgataatggtactgagtacctATATGAAAGGTTTCAAAAATTGTGTGAACAAGCTGGGATTCATCATCAGCTCATAACTGTCTATACTCCTTAACAAAATGGAGTATGTGAAAGAAATAATAGGACTGTGCTTGATATGGCCAGCTGTCTGCTATTTCAGAGTAAGCTACCAAGCAAATTTTGGGCTAAGGCTGTCAATACCTCAGTGTACCTGCTCAATAAGCTGCCAACACATGCTGCGAAGGAAAAGACCTTTTAAAGCCTGGCATGGACTCAAGCCAACAATTCCACACCTCAAAGTGTTTAGTTGTGTCTGTTATGCTCTCATGAAAAGAGAATCAAGCTTGAAAGAAAGGTTGTTCCAGGAATATTTGTTGGCTACAGCAGTACTAAAAAGAGCTACAGGGTGTTTGATCCTTCAACAAAGAAGATTTTAGTGAGTAGGGATGTAAGGTTTGATGAAGAGAAGGTTTGGAGCTGGAATAGAGCAGATGCAAGGCTAATTGAAGAAGATCAACTTGACAACAGCTTGGAACCAGTTGAAAATGAGCCCAGCAATGAAGACTTTGATGATGCTTCTGTGAGAGGCACCATAACTATTGCTGACATCTACCAAAGATGTGATGTTGCAATAATAGAACCTTCAAATTTTGAAGAAGCTGCCAGGGACAAGAGTTGGAAGAAGGCTATGGAAGCTAAATTAAATGATCCACAAGAATGACACTTGGGATTTAGTGGACAGACCAGATTATAAGAAAATCATAGGTGTCAAATGGGTGTTTAGAGCCAAATATAATGCTGATGGCTCATTGAACAAGAACAAGGCAAGGCTTGTGGTAAAAAGCTACAGTCAACAGTATGGCATCGATTTCATGGAGACTTTTGCACTAGTAGCAAGGCTTGATACAATTAAGCTACTGTTTGCCTTAGTTGCTCAGAAACAATGGAGGGTTCACCAATTGGATGTCAAGTCAGCATTTCTTAATGGTTTTCTCAAGAAGGAGATTTACATTGAGCAACCAGATGGATTTAAGGTCCTAGGAGAAGATGACAAGGTTTATAAGCTGAAAAAGGCCCTGTATGGCCTGAAGCATGCACCAAGAGCCTGGTATGACAGGTTGACACATACCTGTCTAGGCTCGGGTTTGAGAAAAGTGTTAGTGAAGCTACACTTTATGTGAAAAGGTCAGAAAATGAGACTTTGTTGATTGTATCACTCTATGTGGATGATTTGCTTGTGACTAGAAGCAAAAATGAATTGATTAGTGAATTCAAACTGAAAATGCAAGAAGTGTCTGAAATGACAGATTTGGGAGTCATGACAtacttccttggtatggaagtGAATCAATATGATCAAGGCATTTTCATTAGCCAACATGCCTTTGCCTTGAAGATTCTCAACAAATTTTGCATGTTGAATTGCAAAACAGTCAACACACCAGTGGCTCAAGGAGAGAAGCTGACTAGTAGTGGAAATTAAGAGAGGGTTGATGAGAAGGAATATCGAAGCCTAGTAAGTTGCTTACTTTACTTAACAGTAACTAGACCTGATATTATGTTTTGTGTTAGTCTCTTATCAAGATTCATGCACTACTGTGATATTATTCATTTTAAGGCTGCTAAGAGAATTCTCAGATATGTCAAGGGAACTTTGAGCTATAGAGTTAAGTTTGAGAAGGGAAAAGAGCTTAAGCTGATAGGATACTCTGATAGTGATTGGGCTGGCTTGgtcgatgacatgaagagcacctCTGGTTAATTCTTTACCCTTGGCTCAAGAGTTTTCTgctggagctcaaagaagcaacaaactgttgctcagtccACAACTGAAACAGAGTATATTGCAGTCGCAGTAGCTGtgatcaagccatttggcttagaaaGCTTCTAAGTGACTTGAATGAAGAACAAAGTGAAGCCACTAATATCAGGGTCGACAACCAATCAGCAGTTGCCATAGCCAAAAATCCAATTTTTCAAGGTAAAACCAAACATTTCtaaatcaaatttcattttgttcGAGAAACAGAACAATCAAAAGAAGTCGGCCTTGTTCATTGTAGCTCAAAAAATAAATTGGCTGATATTTTGACTAAGCTACTCGGTACTACAAAATTTAAAGCTTTGAGGAGTCAAATTGGTGtttgttgcatacagtccaatGAGGAGTGTTAagcattggcctgcaatgcaacatgtgACCAGCAGTAGCTCATCAAGCAGACCAGCATTAGTCTGAACCGAGTGTAGCAACTAGTTTcattcattttgtttattttggttCAATTGTAACTTGTTCAAGTTGGCATGTAACTAGTAACTAGTTATCAAAGTTGGTAGGATtagtttttatttgaatttgatgtaatagTTGATATGTCAGCTTACTTTTGTATGTAATTCAAAGATTGTATTTGTTATACATTAGTAGGAGCAGTTACATCATTAGGTAACTGTCCAATTGTTATGTAACTcacatatattttcaatttatcaatgaAATTAGTGTTGTTGTTCGATTTTCATCTCATTCAAACTCTTTCATTCTGATTTTTGCTTCAATTGCTTttgttttgcttttgttttttggCCTTGTTTTGCTGCCCTTATTCCAACAATTTGCCTGCTGCTATTAAAGTAGTAATGTATATGCATTTATCTATCCCCACAAGATTCCTAGTAGTTGGTTCTTTGACTCAATTTTCACGAATGCTTCTTGCCTATGCAAATTCAAATATCAGATCTTATCCTCTTGGGGTTTTTGAAGTTCAATGCCTTTATATTTCAGTCCATGATCGAACACCATTTTAAAGTTTTTGTCCTTCGTGATCTTTCTTGActtatttataagttttatccAAGTTGAAGATGCCTTGAATGATGCCCTAAACTTAAAGGTTCCACTACTCCACAAAATTTGAATGTATCACCAACATGGGCAACTTTAGCTAGTTTGAAATCTGTTGAAGTTGGCCTGCATGCAGCCATGAAGTAGAGAAGCTACCTGAACCATGCAGTTGCAGATAAAGTTCAAGCTGCTGTTTCATTTTGTTACTTCAATTACTTGTGTTGttacttagttgaaaatgaacttaattGGTATTGTTTTGATGTAATTAAGTGCTGATAGATTGATAAATTAGCTTACCTATGTGTACAAGTCATGTTTTATAAGTTTCAAGGTaacttagtggtagtaggtagttGTAGGGtgaaatttgtttgttttttgatCAGCCTATTGACTAATATATGAAATGGCATCATGCCTCAATTTGAAGTTAATGACAATacacattttctt comes from the Gossypium hirsutum isolate 1008001.06 chromosome A06, Gossypium_hirsutum_v2.1, whole genome shotgun sequence genome and includes:
- the LOC107941527 gene encoding uncharacterized protein — protein: MATVNSIRLLEEDFSESRVVEKVITTLLEKFESKISSLEDSRDLSAISLSELINSLYALEQMKANRQEDHPEGAFQAKTKEGSSSSQKEKKPWLDKREKPRRDIGKKRFPPCIHCKKTTHLEKYCWYRPNIQCKSCKQFGHVEKVCKNKGKAQGQQQMQAQAAEDFQAQEEHVFTASSFASSSKVRCDWLVDSGCTHHMAADEKLINDLDRSFSSKIKIGNGSIIEAKGRGNVVINTYSGNKVISDVLFVPNIDQNLLSVGQLVEKGYSLAFKNGSYIIEDPYGQKLVTVAMADK